A DNA window from Castanea sativa cultivar Marrone di Chiusa Pesio chromosome 7, ASM4071231v1 contains the following coding sequences:
- the LOC142643186 gene encoding uncharacterized protein LOC142643186 codes for MVTNRSLLLIIKTWLEGEKGVWSEELPSVLWAYRTTAKTPTGETLFRLAYGSETVILAEVRLTSYKVDNHDEGRNDEAMRPQLDLVDEVKATAEQTLTLDQDLMAKHYNSRVKHREFKVRDLVLRKVMGAARDPAQGKLSPN; via the coding sequence ATGGtcacgaaccgatccttgcttctAATTATCAAGACTTGGCTCGAGGGGGAAAAGGGTGTATGGTCAGAAGAGTTGCCTAGCGTactatgggcgtacaggacTACAGCCAAAACCCCTACAGGAGAAACGCTGTTTCGACTGGCATACGGAAGTGAAACAGTCATCCTAGCTGAGGTCAGACTCACGAGCTACAAGGTGGACAACCACGATGAAGGGAGGAATGATGAGGCCATGCGTCCACAGCTTGACCTAGTTGACGAGGTCAAGGCGACAGCTGAACAGACACTCACATTAGAccaggacctcatggccaagcactacaactctCGAGTCAAACACCGAGAATTCAAAGTTAGAGacctcgtcttgaggaaagtaaTGGGCGCTGCCAGAGACCCTGCACAAGGAAAACTCAGCCCAAACTAG